Part of the Amblyomma americanum isolate KBUSLIRL-KWMA chromosome 7, ASM5285725v1, whole genome shotgun sequence genome, TTTTGCTTGAAAACATGACTGTTTTGGTACTTTACTTGGTGGTCAAAAGATGTATTCCAATTAGTCACTCTAGGCACTCGCTAACCTGTCAAGAGTAGCCATGTTCTGAAAGGATAAtttttataggaggtattcactgaggccgcgctagcAGACGGCGCGAGCGTCGTCACGGCTGGTGCGCCATGTTGGCGGTCGTTTCTCACTAGCTCATGCAGTGTCAAGTACACCGTGAGGTACCCAGCCTTTGTTGTTTGTGATCTGTAGCATCTTTGCACGTCGTTAAATGCGTCAAAGTCCACTTTTCTTCACGGAATGCTTTGTGTGCGTGAAGTTTGCTGCAGAATTCTGTGCTGTGATATAAAACCGAGCTGCCTGTTCAGTGGCCACCCTATCCACAACTtggcagcaaaactggccggctaCACTCCATGCAAGTATgtacacgacttgcagcttttaagATCAGTTAACTGTCTGCTACTCATGCAGTACACACCTTGGATGCACAGCACATTATTAAATACCCAAATTCCAAAACTGACGCCGCAGgaactcatatttccagcggctgtagtaCGCGATCTGCTGAAGCTTCACAAACGGTGTTTAAGCAGAAAGGCAAAGCGTCATAGCTGCCTTATttactcaacagaacgatcgagcaaatactgtcatgcactcccagcgagaatgttttgcagttttgatTGTAGCAGTGTATTGCTGCTTCGAATGCACAAGATCCGGAATCTAGGCCGGTCCGCGGGAATGCGGTGTGCAGTGATTTCGCTAGACTTTGTAGTAACATGTCACTTTCAGCCGATAAAGGTGACAAGTTGAGCTAGCTAAGTTAACAGACACGTTGAATTACCTTTCAAAAAACGGCACTCAGCCATCAGCAGGCTCATTAGACTCGCCCGCTTGTCAAGCATTTGCACACTTTCATAGATTTGTATGCTTTAATCTTTTGTCTTGTCGTCAAACTTAAGCTGTGCACAAGATGGGCCTCGATATCAGTGAATTCAACACACAGCAGCAGTCCTGTATGTCGCACACTACACCGGCGCCTCCATGAAGGGGTGTGACTTAAACtgggcacattttcttgattcGAAAATTCGCAAGCAGCACCTCCACTATTTCAAACTGCGTTAGTAGCAAACACAGCCTCCTGTTTCTGCTTTCAAAAGCTTTGACATAAGTTTCTAAGTATTTACAGGCAATTTCTCTAATATTCACTTTTATACTGCAATTATCGATACAGTGGCAAGTGCAGTTTCAGCCAAGATGACAAAACAGGAAAGGTGGGTTCACTGTTCTCAGTGTTGCCATCGCCTCCGCATTTTGGGCTCTAATTGTTTGGTGTGAACTGAAATGAATATGTCCATTTAGGTGGCCACTTCCAGAATATTGGCGCGGCACACTTTACTCTTTTCAATGGAAGGGACAAGGGTCAAGTGTGGGGTTTGGGAATGGTGCTTATGTGCCTTTCACGCATCTGCAGTTGGAGCAAGACCTGGCAGAGCTGCGTGCTCTGGAGGCAGGCGCACAGCGCAGTCGCATCCAGCAGATCCTCTCCATCGAGGTCCGCAAGCTAGAGACAGAGCTGTCCCGAGAACGGGAGCGCCTGAGTGCAGTTGCGATGGCCAGTGCGGAAGGTGCCCAGGCTGCACCGCAGCAACCGCGGAACACCCTGTTCACCACCAAGATCACCGACTATGGTCAGTGCTCGTCCACCTGATGTGCTCGGGTTCAGGGTGTGGGCTTTGAGAGCGCAAGCTAAGACTTCACAgtggtgatgtgtgtgtgtggtacTGCTTAGACAGAAGGGAAAGCAGCAAAAAATGTTGTGCAGTATGGGTGCAGCCACTGCATCTTTTTTGCAAAATTTAGCTCTTCACCTTGCGAATTAACGTTCTCTTAGTGTGGTGTAGCAGTAGCTGTGGCTGAGCCACTCTTATTGGCACATGGTGTCCAAGTGCTGCTCTTCATAATAACCTATAGCAGCCCGGTCAGATGGGTTATTTTAGTGTCACTTCAGCGAGTGCACTTCAGTTAAACACTTTCATAGCAGAGTGTTGCCCTTTTGTGTGTCCAAGAACTGGTACCACTGGATacaggaataaaaaaatgcagTGTCGTCGTGAGGACGAGGCTCCTGTCCACCTTTTTTAGAAAGCGTTGACTCCAACTTCAGTTTTAAGACCAGTGACTTTGCATTTGCTAATTTTCTTTGTAAGTGACGAGTTGCGCTTTTCAAAGTCAGATGGCATAACTCGGCATAAATCGCATGGTCATTCTGAAGGCCCTGAATCTATAAATGGTCTTATGGACTCAAAGGCCAATTCACCGCTGCTACACTGGCGGCTCTAATGGCTTTCGATCGCCGGCTGCATAAACTCTTGGATGCAGAGTACTCGCACCAATGCAGTGGAGAATAAAATTGTAGCAGTATCATCTGTACAAAATATGAAACTTTAAAATATACAGCTTATTTTGCAGATAAAAGAATGGGCCAGGCTACAAAACAGTGCAGAAGGCATGATACTATTGTTGGCAGCGACACAAGAACAGCAAACACCAGCCTACTTAAAAGTGCATGAATGCCGCACAGCTTGTTCGAAGCAGCGAAATTTATTTCGATGGGGATTATTATTCCTGTAATGAATGAACAGTTTGCTTTTAACCATCTCAGGTTAAACTTGTAAGTTGATTTCTTACATGCCTGCAACATTGTTGGTGGTGATGGTGACGCCACAATAGTTTGGTGAGATAATAGAATTTCTCAACAACGATGAAGTTTGCTTTGTAGCAGTGGTGCAACTCACTCCAGTTCTGTAGTGATTGATAATCTCGTAAGCTCTCAACTCAGTAGCCTTTGAAAGTGCCTATGTGACAAGGGTATGATAGCTTTGCTGGAGCAGTCACGGTATGACACGCTGAGTTAAACCTGTTTTATCATGATGCATAATGAATGTTATGTGTTCACAGCACTTCTTCCAGCTGAGGTTATAGTTGTGCGCAATAAAGCACAATGCAACGAAATTTtcttctaccttttttttttctcatgcctTTGCACTGCATAAAAAATATTTCTAGCAACGCAGCTAGCATCTGCAACATGACTCACTGGTGACTCACGATGCATGGAATGTTTTAACCTTTGAAGCGTTGTTTTCGTGTATGCAAGATAGAGGAGGTAATGGTTATCTGCAGCAAATTATTAGGGTGCATGCCCTAATGGGGATGTGTTGCTCTGCTTGTCTTGTGCCGCACATTGCAGCCTGGGACCAGTCGGACAAGTTTGTCAAGCTGTACATAACACTGCCGGGCGTGCATGAGCTGCCTGCAGAGAATGTCAAGTCTGTATTTGGCCCACGGTAAGTGTTTGCCCAAAGGCAGAACTTGGTTGCAAGGTTATACGTACAGGGTGTTGAATGATGGGCACCTGGAAACAGAAAATTCACCGATTCATTGCTATTCTTACCAGCTTTTCCTTCAGTTTTGTTTGCACACCGACTGCATTTTATGCCCTCGCTGCGCATGGTATTGCTGCCGAAATAATGTTAACGGCTGCATCGTTAAATAAGCCCACTGCATCTGTATTTGCTGCATTAGAAATGTGAGTGATCTAATTTATTATGCAACACAATAAAGTCAACTTAATGAGCTCGCAAAGGTGCATCTTTGATGCTCTATATTTCAGACCACAATGCTGATTGTAAAAAAATTACTAACTGGGCTTGCCTTTGACGTTGACTGTCTGGGATATCGCTGTATGATCTTGCACCCTAAAAAAATTGAATTTGATTAGTTAACTTTGGTTAATTAGCTGTCTATTATTTGAGCTTCATCACATAATGTCCACATAGCTATGCAATCCACCTGCTCAGACGACACTGACGCGTCTCTCATGGTTTTAAGATAAAATCTGTGAAGATTAAAAAAATCGCTTGGTATTTAtcagtttttaatgtttttgtccCCCTTGCTCATTGCCCTCTTGGGCCCTGTAAGGTACTTTGAATGCATAAATATCTGTTCAAGTGGCTTAGTGGGTAGCACATCTGGGTCGGGACCTAATAGTCATGAGTGGCAATCCTGGCTTACAGGTGTTTTTTTCTCTAAATATTAAATTTGTGTGGGctttcgaattatccgaaaaaggaaataaaatcggaaaaaaaaatcactaaatGTTCTTGACCCCCATTCAGCACTTTGGACTAGCCACCATTGCACTGAACAGTGCCGCAGTTGACGTTCAGTTATTAACTCCTCCTACAGTGTGACCTCATGAGGACTCGTCACTGCATCATTGCTGGTGACCAGAACGTCAGTCAGGTTGGTTTTAATGGCCACAGAACATGGTAGTGCACCTTTATGCAACTCTGTGCTTTGCAAAGCTGTTACGCACTTTTGTATTCCAACATTCTAGGCATGCACAAGAGCAAAGCGGCAGCCAAGGTCAGGTACAGCAGCTTAGCAGTGCAAAAAGGCTTGCGTTAGGAGCATCTGTTGATTGAAAAGGAGTGATGAGAACATAGTACGTGCAGAGCACGCAGGAAGTCTCTGGTTGTAATTTATATCGAGTTCGGTGCAGCAGTGTGCGgtatgtatgtacagtaaaagctcgctAATTTGAACTCGGTTTATTCTAACTAACGCGCGGGTCCCGGtgcagccctgtgtatttcagtgggggaaactcccgataatttgaacaagtcggcattcactatggttaattcgaactaggggCCCCTGGCTGACACCACTCCTCATAGACAGAAGCTGACCCAGAGTACAACGCACTGCAAatttactagagatgtaaaataatggaaaagaaaaaaaatacgagcACACGACACTGGCGGAGCCCACGCTCCAGCGCATGCcgaagcaggttttcgctgccggagcattTGCCTCTGCTGGCGATACTTCGGCGCAAGCCGTTCCAGGTCTTCGTTGTGCCGCAGTCACTGGGTCACGATCACGTGGTGTACACAACatagcatagagtttcttactacaGTAATCCCTCATTATAATGAAATGCTTTACttgaaatatcgctttattcgaaatttcttccaaTCCCAatccaaacgcatgcattttaagccgcaatACTCGAAGCGCACGAAGGGCTTGACCAGCTTTCTCGATTTTCTCGAGCCGATCATGCTTGATTCACGCCATCCGACTAGACAAACtgtctaaatgcgtggtagggtcactgaattttgttcctagacatttgACAACGGCGTGGACACAATGCTGCGCAAACACcgacactcgaaccgtagaattagcacagtgtcatCGACAGCTGTGCGCCGAAAAACTCTTGGCGAAAAACTCGTTTTGCAAACTCAGCAGCACACTTCGGGAAAAaattgcccagtaatcatgcaaagcccctactgcaaaaccgttcagttttcatGGTCGTGCTGCGTACCCACAATGACtggctaatcgttttttgagcacaacaaacacaacttCAGGCTCGAGCAACGACATTTGCAGTGCCTTCCAGCGCGATACTTTTGTAATCTTCTGTGACACCCCCATAAAAGCGGCCGCTGCCTGCGtgattcgaaataccccgaaggttgaatgcacGGGCGGCGACCGCGGCCTGGTGCAGTGCTTGGTCAGGTTAGAGCATGTGTTGCACGCACctggtaagaacttgaaacagccaaaactcactgccttttttgcacctgaataagtTTTGCTTcgctgaatacattgtattttgacttcctcgcagttgcggcgcaattaaagctcgactgctttagattttcttgGGTAGTCACTTATATCGAATTatcgcttataacgaatttttccGCCGTCCCGCtggcttcgttataacgagcGATTACTGTATTaactagagagaaagctggctgcgctgcacctgagccaccatggacGTTCAAAGCATCATAGGCCGGTGAgcgctacttggtgcgggacagtctgATTTTTTTGGGAACACAGAGTGGCATTACTGAAATGGCCCATTCCGGCCACGGTGCACCCCGTGTGCAGACGACTATGGCGCGATCATGTTGCATAAAAACGACAGTAGTGAAAATGCAACAGCAACGCtatgccaataaaaggtttttgttttccgaaataccattaaaaaacctcttaaagtgtttaggcagcaacattttttttaaacatatttatttttaacagtgcgcctgttaagcacaaaatattaGTTTCTGTGATGTGCAATACTTGgacaataggagagcaagccatctcttattttgggcaaactttgcattcacatgcttttctgctcatttgttgcaattatagacaggatattgaatgttagggcatttttgattatcgaacaacttttatttttgcattattttttgaCCAAAAGtattggttctgcagttggtagCTCTCCATCCCATGATGcatagagcgcccatggtggctgaggtggtcttgAGGAAGCTCCATGCCAACTCCCATAGACggggtgccagctttccctctaggtaatagtaaCAAACTCTATGCAACACAGTGTGGCGGTTCGGGCGATGATGGCTTTTTGTTGGCACCATGAGCTACGTGAACAGCAGTCTGGAGctgttggagcccttgagtgatgccgatataattgaggctgcatgctctcagCAAACGCCATAGGGCTCACATGCAGTGAGCACAACCGACAGAGATGAGTCCGACTGCGGCAACGATCCTATGCCACTGCCAAGTGCATGTAGTGCATGTGAAGTAGCATTGGCGCTCGGTGTAGCATCAGcactggagctcttgggcaagctgcaaaTGATGCTGATGGGTCTCTGCAGAAGGAAGTCAAGCAAATGCACATCACTGATTTCGTTTAGTTTTGACAACCCTTCCtcataaataaacatgttttggagcataaatagcgtcctacattccagcactaaagctcgctgttCACGCGAATACATCCTAGTACCTGTTTCTGGTGCATTACTGgtcaatcaatttatttcatcTGCCATTAGGACCGCATGAATCTAATTCTCAGAATCGCCCGCCACAAACGTGTAATGGCACATAGCTCGTGATAACGAGTCTAGGTGTGACTGCTTTCGATTCAGCCGGTTTGGTGGGGTGCAATGACCGCTCATTCTAGTGCCCTATTGATAATTCAAACTTctcttaattcgaacaattttccggtccccttcgagttcgaattaacaagcttttactgtaataGGAACTGTATTCAGTATTTGTGACAGTGTAGGCTGAAGGTGGCGGATGCTGCCAAACACATTGCCGATTAGGTACCGGTAAACTATGCATCGTCACCTTGGGCGACGTGACGTCACTGTGCCACGCACAAAGTCGAAGTGTTGCACTGCATATTGTGTCTCATGTGCTGTTATAAGTGGTGCAGTGCTGCATTATTGGTAGAACTCTGGCATTTCCAAGTTTATGGCAGACTCTTGGCACTCCTGCATGACACTCTGGTCTTCTAATTACTCGCTGAGCCAGTGCAAGCTGCTTACCTGAATTGTTCAGTAAAGATTACATTAGAAATTATGGGACTGCAGGAACTCCAGAAATATCCGGGATTTCAAACTAACTGAGATGCAGTTATCAAGGTTATACATACTGCAATGTGTGCACTCTACCTCTCCCTGGCTTAGGTGCTGGGATACTAACATACAGAGTCTCTTCTGGTATAGTGTTTCTAGTGCAGTGCACTAGCTCTTTTGTGCCACGTTGATGCTGTCTTATTTTGCCTCATAGCAAGTGTTGCCGCAACATGGTGTTCATGTAGTGCCTTTCTATGTGCAGGCGGTTGGAGCTGGAGGTGAGTGCTCTGGCCGGCCGCAACCACCAGCTGCTCATCACGAACCTCATGAACGACATCCAGCCGGAATCCAGCTACCACAAGGTACACGACACATGGGATTCTTCAGCACCCTTTGAATGCCATCGGGGCCCATCA contains:
- the LOC144099434 gene encoding calcyclin-binding protein-like, which translates into the protein MPKIDELEQDLAELRALEAGAQRSRIQQILSIEVRKLETELSRERERLSAVAMASAEGAQAAPQQPRNTLFTTKITDYAWDQSDKFVKLYITLPGVHELPAENVKSVFGPRRLELEVSALAGRNHQLLITNLMNDIQPESSYHKVKTDMVALFLRKTSASNWSHVTELEKKAKEPKLPRPDVEGGDPGSSLMNMMKQLYDEGDDEMKRTIAKAWTEAREKQQANGEDL